Proteins encoded within one genomic window of Fragaria vesca subsp. vesca linkage group LG1, FraVesHawaii_1.0, whole genome shotgun sequence:
- the LOC101307531 gene encoding GDSL esterase/lipase 5-like: MMMSSCHGAFATDPALDTSTTTSTAALFVFGDSTVDPGNNNYITTIPEHQAHYKPYGQNGFFDHPTGRFSDGRVIVDYIAEYAKLPLIPPFLGPTSDYTNGVNFASGGAGVLPETNQGLAIDLPTQLRYFEEVQKRLTKKLGEEKAKEVISEAVYFISIGSNDYMGGYLGNPKMQELYNPEQYVGMVIGNLTQAIQVLYEKGGRKFGFLRLAPLGCLPAFRAVNLRATKGRRGCFEGASALALMHNDALNTVLANLGFVLKEFKYCSSNFYEWLQERIDHPYKYGFKDGMNACCGSGPYGGSFTCGGTKKDKDYQLCNNADDYIWWDSFHATERIQEQLAKGLWSGEPFYVGPYNLESLFFEKEKLTIGIIVDKPEADPFQSF, from the exons ATGATGATGAGTAGCTGCCATGGAGCATTTGCTACAGACCCGGCATTGGATACTAGTACTACTACTAGTACTGCTGCCTTGTTTGTTTTCGGTGACTCCACTGTGGATCCTGGCAACAACAACTACATCACAACCATCCCGGAACACCAAGCACATTACAAGCCCTACGGCCAGAATGGCTTCTTTGACCACCCCACCGGACGTTTCTCCGACGGCCGTGTCATTGTAGACTACATAG CGGAGTATGCAAAGCTGCCACTAATCCCTCCATTTTTGGGACCAACTTCTGATTATACAAATGGAGTTAACTTTGCATCTGGTGGAGCTGGTGTTCTTCCGGAAACCAATCAAGGATTG GCGATTGATCTTCCAACACAATTGAGGTACTTTGAAGAGGTGCAAAAACGGTTGACAAAAAAATTGGGAGAAGAGAAGGCAAAGGAAGTGATATCAGAAGCAGTGTATTTCATTAGTATTGGAAGCAATGACTATATGGGAGGTTACTTAGGTAATCCAAAAATGCAGGAACTATATAACCCTGAACAATATGTGGGGATGGTAATCGGAAACTTGACGCAGGCAATCCAA GTGCTGTATGAGAAAGGAGGTAGAAAATTTGGTTTCTTGAGGTTGGCTCCGCTTGGTTGCTTGCCTGCGTTTAGAGCTGTGAACCTCAGAGCCACGAAAGGCAGACGGGGCTGTTTTGAAGGAGCTTCTGCCCTTGCACTAATGCATAACGATGCACTTAACACGGTGCTGGCAAACCTTGGATTTGTGCTTAAAGAGTTCAAGTACTGCAGCTCTAACTTCTATGAATGGCTCCAGGAAAGAATAGATCATCCTTACAAATATG GTTTCAAGGATGGAATGAATGCTTGTTGCGGAAGCGGACCATATGGAGGCTCATTCACCTGTGGAGGCACAAAGAAGGACAAAGATTACCAGTTATGTAACAATGCTGATGATTATATATGGTGGGACTCTTTCCATGCAACAGAGAGGATCCAAGAGCAACTTGCCAAGGGTCTCTGGAGTGGAGAGCCTTTTTATGTCGGGCCATACAACCTAGAAAGTCTATTCTTTGAGAAGGAGAAGCTCACCATAGGCATCATAGTCGATAAACCAGAAGCAGATCCGTTTCAGTCATTTTAA
- the LOC101307827 gene encoding protein Red-like — translation MKASKKHYKDKVVRRKDEKPELPELPKYRDRAKERRDEKNPDYEANQLGSFHAVAPPGNVDLGAADVHKLSIEKSKYLGGDLEHTHLVKGLDYALLTKVRSEMDKKPDAGDDEGDAKSRASKEDQKVSFRTATAKSVYQWIVKPQTVIKTNEMFLPGRLSFIFNMEGGYTHDIPMTLHRSKADCPQPEEMATVSFDGAVLEKISASMSYLRVGSSGKAAKKKKKGKDAKGKISVGNGYAEEDKPSKPVVDVAKNETKREFLPPPPPLPRKSQIDSNEKQGPTIARADEDDIFVGDGVDYAIPGKDLSHSPLSEDMEESPRNKEKVSYFDEPAYGPVQPQGLPNEWQEMNGYDGTTQQPMVGPYSGEWQEYHQYTEQMAYPEQYLQPNMEGYDVQEGPTIQDPRFMTQEEKDRGLGSVFKRDDQRLQQLREKDAREKDPNFISESYSECYPGYQEYNREVVDSDDEDDLSKMDMGGRAKGRLHRWDFETEEEWATYNEQKEAMPKAAFQFGVKMQDGRKTRKQNKDQKISNDLNRINKILARKKSEKDGDDGGGHYDEDVQPGKKLRV, via the exons ATGAAGGCCTCAAAGAAACACTACAAGGATAAAGTCGTTCGCCGCAA AGATGAGAAACCTGAGCTACCGGAGTTGCCGAAATACCGAGACAGAGCTAAGGAGAGAAGAGATGAGAAGAACCCTGATTATGAGGCCAATCAGTTGGGTTCTTTTCATGCCGTTGCGCCGCCGGGGAATGTTGATCTCGG GGCAGCTGATGTGCATAAGTTGTCGATCGAGAAGAGCAAGTATCTGGGAG GTGATCTGGAACACACACATTTGGTGAAAGGACTGGATTATGCTTTACTTACTAAAGTAAGAAGTGAGATGGATAAGAAGCCAGATGCTGGAGATGATGAGGGTGACGCAAAATCCAG AGCATCTAAGGAGGACCAAAAGGTGTCATTTCGAACAGCAACTGCAAAG TCGGTGTATCAATGGATAGTCAAGCCCCAGACTGTTATCAAAACCAATGAGATGTTCCTGCCTGGTAGATTGTCATTTATTTTTAACATG GAGGGTGGATACACTCATGACATCCCTATGACCTTGCATAGGAGTAAAGCCGACTGTCCACAGCCTGAG GAAATGGCAACCGTCAGTTTTGATGGTGCTGTGCTTGAAAAAATATCTGCAAGCATGTCATATCTTCGTGTTGGATCTTCTGGGAAGGCTGCCAAGAAGAAAAAGAAGGGGAAAGATGCAAAAG GAAAGATTTCTGTTGGTAATGGATATGCGGAAGAGGATAAGCCTTCAAAACCTGTTGTTGATGTTGCGAAGAATGAAACTAAAAGAGAGTTTTTACCCCCACCTCCGCCACTTCCCAGGAAAAGTCAGATAGATTCAAATGAAAAACAAGGCCCAACTATTGCACGAGCAGATGAGGATGACATTTTTGTAGGTGATGGTGTTGACTATGCTATTCCTGGTAAAGATTTGAGCCATAGTCCTCTTTCTGAGGACATGGAAGAATCTCCCAGGAACAAAGAAAAAGTTTCTTATTTTGATGAACCTGCTTATGGTCCTGTCCAACCCCAAGGGCTTCCGAATGAATGGCAAGAAATG AATGGATACGATGGGACCACACAACAACCAATGGTTGGCCCCTACTCAGGAGAGTGGCAGGAATACCACCAATATACTGAGCAAATGGCCTATCCTGAACAGTACCTCCAGCCAAATATGGAGGGTTATGATGTGCAAGAAGGCCCAACTATACAAGATCCACGCTTTATGACTCAAGAAGAGAAGGATAGGGGTTTAGGGTCTGTGTTTAAGCGGGATGACCAAAGACTTCAACAATTGAGGGAGAAAGATGCTCGAGAAAAGGATCCCAACTTTATCTCGGAGAGTTATTCTGAATGTTATCCGGGCTATCAAGAATATAACCGTGAGGTTGTTGACAGTGACGATGAGGATGACTTGTCAAAAATGGATATGGGTGGACGA GCCAAGGGTCGTCTTCATCGGTGGGACTTTGAGACAGAAGAAGAATGGGCAACATACAATGAACAGAAGGAAGCTATGCCTAAGGCGGCATTCCAGTTTGGCGTGAAGATGCAAGATGGTCGAAAGACAAGAAAGCAAAACAAGGACCAGAAGATCAGTAACGATCTGAACAGGATCAACAAGATACTTGCTAGAAAAAAGTCTGAAAAGGATGGAGATGATGGTGGTGGCCATTACGATGAAGATGTACAGCCTGGCAAGAAACTTCGAGTTTAG